One window of Triplophysa rosa linkage group LG8, Trosa_1v2, whole genome shotgun sequence genomic DNA carries:
- the phf20l1 gene encoding PHD finger protein 20-like protein 1 isoform X2, whose translation MSKKPPNRPGITFEVGARVEAQDYLQKWYSSRIEQIDYDEGKMLVHFDRWSHRYDEWILWDSNRLRPLERPAVRKEGLKEEDLSERLSEMRASRLRELPGSTESTEDQKDLPQQRQELRDGEEVLARWTDCRYYPAKIESFNKEGTYTVQFYDGVIRCVKRIHIKSMPEDAKGQQDWIALVKAASAAAKSKGGSRPRTSANSNKDREQRSDEELDNEDDNDSESEKLADPESEEEDSKPAAEELESATEKRRSRRQGNMCSSKRARVSKGSECPDTESECKAEPKELPVTSQQNVSGPEETPAEEKSQSVSAQKPPTPISTSSPCKSRSRRLKHDSGESTSSSQNTTTALEPSPSPSSTHAVPDSKRNAFPNSPQKRRRSQRLATSSDQTCSTSPHMSDSSTLPPPPDGSQKTDEDLNTVVKTEAPSQKPVSGSPSTAPPTDGAQSPIPEKDKMTDVLPGSQTTVGESSPTVVTAAGQKVPSRTPKANKHAREPIMNTKRSDDSSASKECVIDLDHNKFKCKVSGCSKAFRKAKLLDYHLKYYHNTEKDMDSEACSPERVGRTRATSASMPTSTLSDIPDNKRRRTVSTSSSLSSQGFMLHMDGMGCARPPLKFCKKKRSSASMSSDSTEVSLPPPSFDNLHDKIVKKERHLDAGLCTKTERKFRLEDKCQLFVKKRDKDRRDRKDKELFRIKQKKKKKKKKKSKQHCYSDLEEVSLAYLEHSSSPLHRSSSSAFKHSTFQYPRAILSVDLTGENLSDIDFLEDSTTESLLFSGDEYIPDLDSITMEDFQDEDDVGADEIVRCICEMDEENGFMIQCEECMCWQHSVCMGLLEDSIPEQYICYICRDPPGQRWSAKYRHDKDWLQKGHMYGLSFLAENYSHQNAKKVVSTHQLLSDVYNVKNVLHGLQLKMDILQNKNNPSLHLWARSWVNSDENQPMGGVPDCLPFKEHLNLNSNPETYITSEHSYQKPPGTGLEHMHGPQRDEQGTQTPSHTMQFNLKEEEVSSAIALSGCVNDSNRGSVEQSRNCLQWQMNLLTHIEDIQNQLSGRMDLIEKELDVLEHWFDFTGELEPPDPLARLPQLKCRIKQLLTDLGKVQQMSTLCSV comes from the exons atgagcaagaaacCCCCAAATCGTCCAGGGATCACTTTTGAGGTTGGAGCAAGGGTAGAGGCCCAGGACTACCTACAGAAATG GTACTCTTCCCGAATTGAGCAGATTGATTATGATGAGGGAAAGATGCTTGTGCATTTTGACCGTTGGAGCCATAGATACGATGAATGGATTCTGTGGGACAGCAACAGACTTCGGCCATTAGAGAGACCAGCAGTCCGCAAAGAGGGTCTCAAAGAAGAGGATTTGTCT GAGAGACTCAGCGAGATGAGAGCATCTCGCCTTCGTGAGCTTCCTGGAAGTACAGAGAGCACAGAGGACCAAAAAGATTTACCACAGCAGAGACAA GAATTGAGAGATGGTGAGGAAGTGCTTGCTCGGTGGACAGATTGTCGCTATTACCCCGCCAAGATTGAAAGTTTCAACAAGGAAG GCACTTACACTGTACAGTTTTACGACGGAGTCATTCGCTGCGTGAAAAGAATCCACATCAAGTCCATGCCGGAAGATGCAAAAGGACAA CAGGACTGGATCGCTCTGGTGAAGGCAGCTTCAGCCGCAGCTAAGAGTAAAGGAGGGAGCCGGCCACGCACCAGCGCCAACAGCAACAAGGACAGAGAACAGCGGTCGGATGAAGAGCTTGACAATGAGGATGACAATGATAGTGAATCAGAGAAACTCG cagaCCCGGAGTCAGAAGAAGAGGACAGTAAACCGGCTGCCGAGGAGCTTGAATCAGCTACGGAAAAGAGGAGAAGCAGAAGACAAGGCAACATGTGCAGTAGTAAACGGGCTCGTGTCAGTAAAGGGTCAG AATGTCCTGACACTGAGTCTGAATGCAAAGCAGAGCCAAAGGAGCTTCCAGTGACCTCACAGCAG AACGTGTCTGGGCCAGAGGAGACTCCAGCAGAGGAGAAATCGCAGTCTGTCAGTGCTCAAAAACCTCCAACACCTATCTCTACCTCCTCCCCGTGCAAGTCCCGCTCCAGAAGACTGAAACACGACTCGGGAGAGTCCACCTCCAGCAGTCAGAACACAACGACAGCTCTCGAACCCAGTCCTTCACCCAGCTCGACACATGCCGTGCCAGATAGCAAACGCAATG CCTTTCCCAATTCCCCCCAGAAAAGGAGACGATCTCAACGTCTAGCGACTAGCTCTGATCAGACCTGCTCCACCTCACCGCACATGAGCGATTCTAGCACCCTCCCTCCACCCCCAGATGGCTCTCAGAAAACTG ATGAAGACCTCAACACGGTTGTGAAAACAGAAGCACCTTCACAAAAGCCAGTTTCGGGAAGCCCATCCACAGCTCCTCCCACTGACGGTGCTCAGTCACCAATCCCCGAGAAGGACAAGATGACTGATGTATTGCCTGGTAGTCAAACAACAGTTGGAGAGAGCTCACCTACTGTAGTGACGG CTGCTGGTCAGAAGGTTCCTTCCAGGACGCCTAAAGCCAACAAACATGCAAGAGAGCCAA TTATGAACACCAAGAGGTCAGATGACTCTTCTGCTTCCAAAGAGTGTGTGATAGACCTGGATCATAATAAATTTAAGTGTAAAGTCTCTGGCTGCTCTAAAGCGTTCCGGAAAGCAAAGCTGCTGGACTATCACCTGAAGTACTATCAtaacactgagaaagatatgGACAGCGAGGCATGCTCACCAGAGAGGGTGGGCCGCACCAGGGCCACGTCTGCTTCCATGCCTACAAGCACCCTGTCTGATATCCCAGACAACAAGAGACGCAGGACCGTCTCGACTTCTTCCT ctCTGTCCTCTCAAGGTTTTATGCTTCACATGGACGGCATGGGCTGTGCGAGGCCTCCTTTGAAGTTCTGCAAGAAGAAACGGTCCTCTGCCTCCATGAGTTCAGACAGTACAGAGGTCTCTCTACCGCCTCCATCCTTTGATAACCTTCACGACAAGATTGTGAAGAAGGAAAGGCACCTGGATGCAG GGCTGTGTACAAAGACGGAGAGAAAATTCAGACTGGAGGATAAATGTCAGTTGTTTG tGAAAAAGAGAGATAAAGACAGAAGGGACCGAAAAGACAAGGAGCTTTTCAGAATaaaacagaagaagaagaagaagaagaagaagaaatcaAAACAGCACT GTTACTCTGACCTGGAAGAGGTGTCTTTGGCTTACCTGGAGCATTCGTCTTCCCCACTACACCGTTCTTCCTCCAGCGCCTTCAAGCACAGCACCTTCCAATACCCTCGTGCCATACTGTCTGTCGACCTCACCGGGGAGA ACCTATCAGACATCGACTTCCTGGAAGACTCAACCACTGAGAGTTTGCTGTTCAGTGGAGACGAGTATATCCCGGATCTAGACTCCATCACTATGGAGGACTTCCaagatgaagatgatgttggTGCTGATGAAATCGTCCGCTGTATCTGTGAGATGGATGAAGAAAACGGCTTCATGATCCAG tgtgaGGAGTGCATGTGCTGGCAGCACAGTGTGTGTATGGGGCTTTTGGAGGACAGCATCCCAGAGCAGTACATCTGTTACATCTGTAGAGATCCTCCAG gTCAAAGGTGGAGCGCTAAATACCGTCATGATAAGGACTGGCTCCAAAAGGGCCACATGTATGGCCTGTCCTTCCTCGCAGAGAACTACTCGCATCAGAACGCCAAGAAGGTTGTTTCCACTCACCAGCTGCTGTCTGATGTTTACAATGTCAAAAACGTGCTCCACGGCCTTCAGCTGAAGATGGACATTTTACA GAACAAGAATAACCCAAGTTTGCACTTATGGGCCCGGTCTTGGGTGAACTCTGACGAGAACCAGCCCATGGGGGGTGTTCCGGACTGCCTTCCTTTTAAAGAGCACCTTAACCTGAACTCAAACCCTGAAACCTATATCACCAGCGAACACAGCTACCAGAAACCTCCTGGTACGGGCCTGGAACACATGCACGGCCCTCAAAGGGATGAGCAGGGGACACAAACTCCTTCACACACGATGCAGTTTAATCTAAAGGAAGAAGAG GTAAGCAGTGCCATTGCACTGTCAGGCTGCGTGAACGACAGCAACCGGGGGTCCGTGGAGCAGTCCAGGAACTGTCTGCAGTGGCAGATGAACCTGCTCACGCACATAGAGGACATACAGAACCAGCTGTCGGGTCGGATGGACCTCATCGAGAAAGAGCTTGATG tgcTGGAGCACTGGTTTGACTTCACGGGTGAATTGGAGCCCCCTGACCCCCTGGCCCGTCTCCCACAGCTCAAGTGTCGCATCAAACAGCTTCTGACGGACCTGGGAAAGGTGCAGCAGATGAGCACGCTCTGCTCTGTGTGA
- the phf20l1 gene encoding PHD finger protein 20-like protein 1 isoform X5 → MSKKPPNRPGITFEVGARVEAQDYLQKWYSSRIEQIDYDEGKMLVHFDRWSHRYDEWILWDSNRLRPLERPAVRKEGLKEEDLSELRDGEEVLARWTDCRYYPAKIESFNKEGTYTVQFYDGVIRCVKRIHIKSMPEDAKGQQDWIALVKAASAAAKSKGGSRPRTSANSNKDREQRSDEELDNEDDNDSESEKLADPESEEEDSKPAAEELESATEKRRSRRQGNMCSSKRARVSKGSECPDTESECKAEPKELPVTSQQNVSGPEETPAEEKSQSVSAQKPPTPISTSSPCKSRSRRLKHDSGESTSSSQNTTTALEPSPSPSSTHAVPDSKRNAFPNSPQKRRRSQRLATSSDQTCSTSPHMSDSSTLPPPPDGSQKTDEDLNTVVKTEAPSQKPVSGSPSTAPPTDGAQSPIPEKDKMTDVLPGSQTTVGESSPTVVTAAGQKVPSRTPKANKHAREPIMNTKRSDDSSASKECVIDLDHNKFKCKVSGCSKAFRKAKLLDYHLKYYHNTEKDMDSEACSPERVGRTRATSASMPTSTLSDIPDNKRRRTVSTSSSLSSQGFMLHMDGMGCARPPLKFCKKKRSSASMSSDSTEVSLPPPSFDNLHDKIVKKERHLDAAGLCTKTERKFRLEDKCQLFVKKRDKDRRDRKDKELFRIKQKKKKKKKKKSKQHCYSDLEEVSLAYLEHSSSPLHRSSSSAFKHSTFQYPRAILSVDLTGENLSDIDFLEDSTTESLLFSGDEYIPDLDSITMEDFQDEDDVGADEIVRCICEMDEENGFMIQCEECMCWQHSVCMGLLEDSIPEQYICYICRDPPGQRWSAKYRHDKDWLQKGHMYGLSFLAENYSHQNAKKVVSTHQLLSDVYNVKNVLHGLQLKMDILQNKNNPSLHLWARSWVNSDENQPMGGVPDCLPFKEHLNLNSNPETYITSEHSYQKPPGTGLEHMHGPQRDEQGTQTPSHTMQFNLKEEEVSSAIALSGCVNDSNRGSVEQSRNCLQWQMNLLTHIEDIQNQLSGRMDLIEKELDVLEHWFDFTGELEPPDPLARLPQLKCRIKQLLTDLGKVQQMSTLCSV, encoded by the exons atgagcaagaaacCCCCAAATCGTCCAGGGATCACTTTTGAGGTTGGAGCAAGGGTAGAGGCCCAGGACTACCTACAGAAATG GTACTCTTCCCGAATTGAGCAGATTGATTATGATGAGGGAAAGATGCTTGTGCATTTTGACCGTTGGAGCCATAGATACGATGAATGGATTCTGTGGGACAGCAACAGACTTCGGCCATTAGAGAGACCAGCAGTCCGCAAAGAGGGTCTCAAAGAAGAGGATTTGTCT GAATTGAGAGATGGTGAGGAAGTGCTTGCTCGGTGGACAGATTGTCGCTATTACCCCGCCAAGATTGAAAGTTTCAACAAGGAAG GCACTTACACTGTACAGTTTTACGACGGAGTCATTCGCTGCGTGAAAAGAATCCACATCAAGTCCATGCCGGAAGATGCAAAAGGACAA CAGGACTGGATCGCTCTGGTGAAGGCAGCTTCAGCCGCAGCTAAGAGTAAAGGAGGGAGCCGGCCACGCACCAGCGCCAACAGCAACAAGGACAGAGAACAGCGGTCGGATGAAGAGCTTGACAATGAGGATGACAATGATAGTGAATCAGAGAAACTCG cagaCCCGGAGTCAGAAGAAGAGGACAGTAAACCGGCTGCCGAGGAGCTTGAATCAGCTACGGAAAAGAGGAGAAGCAGAAGACAAGGCAACATGTGCAGTAGTAAACGGGCTCGTGTCAGTAAAGGGTCAG AATGTCCTGACACTGAGTCTGAATGCAAAGCAGAGCCAAAGGAGCTTCCAGTGACCTCACAGCAG AACGTGTCTGGGCCAGAGGAGACTCCAGCAGAGGAGAAATCGCAGTCTGTCAGTGCTCAAAAACCTCCAACACCTATCTCTACCTCCTCCCCGTGCAAGTCCCGCTCCAGAAGACTGAAACACGACTCGGGAGAGTCCACCTCCAGCAGTCAGAACACAACGACAGCTCTCGAACCCAGTCCTTCACCCAGCTCGACACATGCCGTGCCAGATAGCAAACGCAATG CCTTTCCCAATTCCCCCCAGAAAAGGAGACGATCTCAACGTCTAGCGACTAGCTCTGATCAGACCTGCTCCACCTCACCGCACATGAGCGATTCTAGCACCCTCCCTCCACCCCCAGATGGCTCTCAGAAAACTG ATGAAGACCTCAACACGGTTGTGAAAACAGAAGCACCTTCACAAAAGCCAGTTTCGGGAAGCCCATCCACAGCTCCTCCCACTGACGGTGCTCAGTCACCAATCCCCGAGAAGGACAAGATGACTGATGTATTGCCTGGTAGTCAAACAACAGTTGGAGAGAGCTCACCTACTGTAGTGACGG CTGCTGGTCAGAAGGTTCCTTCCAGGACGCCTAAAGCCAACAAACATGCAAGAGAGCCAA TTATGAACACCAAGAGGTCAGATGACTCTTCTGCTTCCAAAGAGTGTGTGATAGACCTGGATCATAATAAATTTAAGTGTAAAGTCTCTGGCTGCTCTAAAGCGTTCCGGAAAGCAAAGCTGCTGGACTATCACCTGAAGTACTATCAtaacactgagaaagatatgGACAGCGAGGCATGCTCACCAGAGAGGGTGGGCCGCACCAGGGCCACGTCTGCTTCCATGCCTACAAGCACCCTGTCTGATATCCCAGACAACAAGAGACGCAGGACCGTCTCGACTTCTTCCT ctCTGTCCTCTCAAGGTTTTATGCTTCACATGGACGGCATGGGCTGTGCGAGGCCTCCTTTGAAGTTCTGCAAGAAGAAACGGTCCTCTGCCTCCATGAGTTCAGACAGTACAGAGGTCTCTCTACCGCCTCCATCCTTTGATAACCTTCACGACAAGATTGTGAAGAAGGAAAGGCACCTGGATGCAG CAGGGCTGTGTACAAAGACGGAGAGAAAATTCAGACTGGAGGATAAATGTCAGTTGTTTG tGAAAAAGAGAGATAAAGACAGAAGGGACCGAAAAGACAAGGAGCTTTTCAGAATaaaacagaagaagaagaagaagaagaagaagaaatcaAAACAGCACT GTTACTCTGACCTGGAAGAGGTGTCTTTGGCTTACCTGGAGCATTCGTCTTCCCCACTACACCGTTCTTCCTCCAGCGCCTTCAAGCACAGCACCTTCCAATACCCTCGTGCCATACTGTCTGTCGACCTCACCGGGGAGA ACCTATCAGACATCGACTTCCTGGAAGACTCAACCACTGAGAGTTTGCTGTTCAGTGGAGACGAGTATATCCCGGATCTAGACTCCATCACTATGGAGGACTTCCaagatgaagatgatgttggTGCTGATGAAATCGTCCGCTGTATCTGTGAGATGGATGAAGAAAACGGCTTCATGATCCAG tgtgaGGAGTGCATGTGCTGGCAGCACAGTGTGTGTATGGGGCTTTTGGAGGACAGCATCCCAGAGCAGTACATCTGTTACATCTGTAGAGATCCTCCAG gTCAAAGGTGGAGCGCTAAATACCGTCATGATAAGGACTGGCTCCAAAAGGGCCACATGTATGGCCTGTCCTTCCTCGCAGAGAACTACTCGCATCAGAACGCCAAGAAGGTTGTTTCCACTCACCAGCTGCTGTCTGATGTTTACAATGTCAAAAACGTGCTCCACGGCCTTCAGCTGAAGATGGACATTTTACA GAACAAGAATAACCCAAGTTTGCACTTATGGGCCCGGTCTTGGGTGAACTCTGACGAGAACCAGCCCATGGGGGGTGTTCCGGACTGCCTTCCTTTTAAAGAGCACCTTAACCTGAACTCAAACCCTGAAACCTATATCACCAGCGAACACAGCTACCAGAAACCTCCTGGTACGGGCCTGGAACACATGCACGGCCCTCAAAGGGATGAGCAGGGGACACAAACTCCTTCACACACGATGCAGTTTAATCTAAAGGAAGAAGAG GTAAGCAGTGCCATTGCACTGTCAGGCTGCGTGAACGACAGCAACCGGGGGTCCGTGGAGCAGTCCAGGAACTGTCTGCAGTGGCAGATGAACCTGCTCACGCACATAGAGGACATACAGAACCAGCTGTCGGGTCGGATGGACCTCATCGAGAAAGAGCTTGATG tgcTGGAGCACTGGTTTGACTTCACGGGTGAATTGGAGCCCCCTGACCCCCTGGCCCGTCTCCCACAGCTCAAGTGTCGCATCAAACAGCTTCTGACGGACCTGGGAAAGGTGCAGCAGATGAGCACGCTCTGCTCTGTGTGA
- the phf20l1 gene encoding PHD finger protein 20-like protein 1 isoform X3 — protein MSKKPPNRPGITFEVGARVEAQDYLQKWYSSRIEQIDYDEGKMLVHFDRWSHRYDEWILWDSNRLRPLERPAVRKEGLKEEDLSERLSEMRASRLRELPGSTESTEDQKDLPQQRQELRDGEEVLARWTDCRYYPAKIESFNKEGTYTVQFYDGVIRCVKRIHIKSMPEDAKGQDWIALVKAASAAAKSKGGSRPRTSANSNKDREQRSDEELDNEDDNDSESEKLADPESEEEDSKPAAEELESATEKRRSRRQGNMCSSKRARVSKGSECPDTESECKAEPKELPVTSQQNVSGPEETPAEEKSQSVSAQKPPTPISTSSPCKSRSRRLKHDSGESTSSSQNTTTALEPSPSPSSTHAVPDSKRNAFPNSPQKRRRSQRLATSSDQTCSTSPHMSDSSTLPPPPDGSQKTDEDLNTVVKTEAPSQKPVSGSPSTAPPTDGAQSPIPEKDKMTDVLPGSQTTVGESSPTVVTAAGQKVPSRTPKANKHAREPIMNTKRSDDSSASKECVIDLDHNKFKCKVSGCSKAFRKAKLLDYHLKYYHNTEKDMDSEACSPERVGRTRATSASMPTSTLSDIPDNKRRRTVSTSSSLSSQGFMLHMDGMGCARPPLKFCKKKRSSASMSSDSTEVSLPPPSFDNLHDKIVKKERHLDAAGLCTKTERKFRLEDKCQLFVKKRDKDRRDRKDKELFRIKQKKKKKKKKKSKQHCYSDLEEVSLAYLEHSSSPLHRSSSSAFKHSTFQYPRAILSVDLTGENLSDIDFLEDSTTESLLFSGDEYIPDLDSITMEDFQDEDDVGADEIVRCICEMDEENGFMIQCEECMCWQHSVCMGLLEDSIPEQYICYICRDPPGQRWSAKYRHDKDWLQKGHMYGLSFLAENYSHQNAKKVVSTHQLLSDVYNVKNVLHGLQLKMDILQNKNNPSLHLWARSWVNSDENQPMGGVPDCLPFKEHLNLNSNPETYITSEHSYQKPPGTGLEHMHGPQRDEQGTQTPSHTMQFNLKEEEVSSAIALSGCVNDSNRGSVEQSRNCLQWQMNLLTHIEDIQNQLSGRMDLIEKELDVLEHWFDFTGELEPPDPLARLPQLKCRIKQLLTDLGKVQQMSTLCSV, from the exons atgagcaagaaacCCCCAAATCGTCCAGGGATCACTTTTGAGGTTGGAGCAAGGGTAGAGGCCCAGGACTACCTACAGAAATG GTACTCTTCCCGAATTGAGCAGATTGATTATGATGAGGGAAAGATGCTTGTGCATTTTGACCGTTGGAGCCATAGATACGATGAATGGATTCTGTGGGACAGCAACAGACTTCGGCCATTAGAGAGACCAGCAGTCCGCAAAGAGGGTCTCAAAGAAGAGGATTTGTCT GAGAGACTCAGCGAGATGAGAGCATCTCGCCTTCGTGAGCTTCCTGGAAGTACAGAGAGCACAGAGGACCAAAAAGATTTACCACAGCAGAGACAA GAATTGAGAGATGGTGAGGAAGTGCTTGCTCGGTGGACAGATTGTCGCTATTACCCCGCCAAGATTGAAAGTTTCAACAAGGAAG GCACTTACACTGTACAGTTTTACGACGGAGTCATTCGCTGCGTGAAAAGAATCCACATCAAGTCCATGCCGGAAGATGCAAAAGGACAA GACTGGATCGCTCTGGTGAAGGCAGCTTCAGCCGCAGCTAAGAGTAAAGGAGGGAGCCGGCCACGCACCAGCGCCAACAGCAACAAGGACAGAGAACAGCGGTCGGATGAAGAGCTTGACAATGAGGATGACAATGATAGTGAATCAGAGAAACTCG cagaCCCGGAGTCAGAAGAAGAGGACAGTAAACCGGCTGCCGAGGAGCTTGAATCAGCTACGGAAAAGAGGAGAAGCAGAAGACAAGGCAACATGTGCAGTAGTAAACGGGCTCGTGTCAGTAAAGGGTCAG AATGTCCTGACACTGAGTCTGAATGCAAAGCAGAGCCAAAGGAGCTTCCAGTGACCTCACAGCAG AACGTGTCTGGGCCAGAGGAGACTCCAGCAGAGGAGAAATCGCAGTCTGTCAGTGCTCAAAAACCTCCAACACCTATCTCTACCTCCTCCCCGTGCAAGTCCCGCTCCAGAAGACTGAAACACGACTCGGGAGAGTCCACCTCCAGCAGTCAGAACACAACGACAGCTCTCGAACCCAGTCCTTCACCCAGCTCGACACATGCCGTGCCAGATAGCAAACGCAATG CCTTTCCCAATTCCCCCCAGAAAAGGAGACGATCTCAACGTCTAGCGACTAGCTCTGATCAGACCTGCTCCACCTCACCGCACATGAGCGATTCTAGCACCCTCCCTCCACCCCCAGATGGCTCTCAGAAAACTG ATGAAGACCTCAACACGGTTGTGAAAACAGAAGCACCTTCACAAAAGCCAGTTTCGGGAAGCCCATCCACAGCTCCTCCCACTGACGGTGCTCAGTCACCAATCCCCGAGAAGGACAAGATGACTGATGTATTGCCTGGTAGTCAAACAACAGTTGGAGAGAGCTCACCTACTGTAGTGACGG CTGCTGGTCAGAAGGTTCCTTCCAGGACGCCTAAAGCCAACAAACATGCAAGAGAGCCAA TTATGAACACCAAGAGGTCAGATGACTCTTCTGCTTCCAAAGAGTGTGTGATAGACCTGGATCATAATAAATTTAAGTGTAAAGTCTCTGGCTGCTCTAAAGCGTTCCGGAAAGCAAAGCTGCTGGACTATCACCTGAAGTACTATCAtaacactgagaaagatatgGACAGCGAGGCATGCTCACCAGAGAGGGTGGGCCGCACCAGGGCCACGTCTGCTTCCATGCCTACAAGCACCCTGTCTGATATCCCAGACAACAAGAGACGCAGGACCGTCTCGACTTCTTCCT ctCTGTCCTCTCAAGGTTTTATGCTTCACATGGACGGCATGGGCTGTGCGAGGCCTCCTTTGAAGTTCTGCAAGAAGAAACGGTCCTCTGCCTCCATGAGTTCAGACAGTACAGAGGTCTCTCTACCGCCTCCATCCTTTGATAACCTTCACGACAAGATTGTGAAGAAGGAAAGGCACCTGGATGCAG CAGGGCTGTGTACAAAGACGGAGAGAAAATTCAGACTGGAGGATAAATGTCAGTTGTTTG tGAAAAAGAGAGATAAAGACAGAAGGGACCGAAAAGACAAGGAGCTTTTCAGAATaaaacagaagaagaagaagaagaagaagaagaaatcaAAACAGCACT GTTACTCTGACCTGGAAGAGGTGTCTTTGGCTTACCTGGAGCATTCGTCTTCCCCACTACACCGTTCTTCCTCCAGCGCCTTCAAGCACAGCACCTTCCAATACCCTCGTGCCATACTGTCTGTCGACCTCACCGGGGAGA ACCTATCAGACATCGACTTCCTGGAAGACTCAACCACTGAGAGTTTGCTGTTCAGTGGAGACGAGTATATCCCGGATCTAGACTCCATCACTATGGAGGACTTCCaagatgaagatgatgttggTGCTGATGAAATCGTCCGCTGTATCTGTGAGATGGATGAAGAAAACGGCTTCATGATCCAG tgtgaGGAGTGCATGTGCTGGCAGCACAGTGTGTGTATGGGGCTTTTGGAGGACAGCATCCCAGAGCAGTACATCTGTTACATCTGTAGAGATCCTCCAG gTCAAAGGTGGAGCGCTAAATACCGTCATGATAAGGACTGGCTCCAAAAGGGCCACATGTATGGCCTGTCCTTCCTCGCAGAGAACTACTCGCATCAGAACGCCAAGAAGGTTGTTTCCACTCACCAGCTGCTGTCTGATGTTTACAATGTCAAAAACGTGCTCCACGGCCTTCAGCTGAAGATGGACATTTTACA GAACAAGAATAACCCAAGTTTGCACTTATGGGCCCGGTCTTGGGTGAACTCTGACGAGAACCAGCCCATGGGGGGTGTTCCGGACTGCCTTCCTTTTAAAGAGCACCTTAACCTGAACTCAAACCCTGAAACCTATATCACCAGCGAACACAGCTACCAGAAACCTCCTGGTACGGGCCTGGAACACATGCACGGCCCTCAAAGGGATGAGCAGGGGACACAAACTCCTTCACACACGATGCAGTTTAATCTAAAGGAAGAAGAG GTAAGCAGTGCCATTGCACTGTCAGGCTGCGTGAACGACAGCAACCGGGGGTCCGTGGAGCAGTCCAGGAACTGTCTGCAGTGGCAGATGAACCTGCTCACGCACATAGAGGACATACAGAACCAGCTGTCGGGTCGGATGGACCTCATCGAGAAAGAGCTTGATG tgcTGGAGCACTGGTTTGACTTCACGGGTGAATTGGAGCCCCCTGACCCCCTGGCCCGTCTCCCACAGCTCAAGTGTCGCATCAAACAGCTTCTGACGGACCTGGGAAAGGTGCAGCAGATGAGCACGCTCTGCTCTGTGTGA